The Saccharothrix violaceirubra genome segment TGCTGCCGCACACCACCACGCACAACAGCATGCCCAACCGCCTTTGGGTGCGGATGAGCGAACGCATGTAGACCGTGCCCAGCGAACTGCCCTCGTCGATCTCGCGCGACGCCGGGTAGGGGCGGGGCGCGCGGGGTGCCCTGGTGCGCGGACTGGTGACCACGACCCGCTGCCGGTGCGGGCGCTGCGGTCCGGTCACGACGGCTGCCGGTTGCGGCGCACCAGCAGTTGCCGCAGGTGGCGGGCGTGCCGACGGCTGACCGGCAGGACCGCGCCACCGATGTTGACGCTCAGGTGGCCGTCCTCCAGCCGCAGTTCCTCGATGTGGCCCAGGGCCACCAGGTGGCTGCGGTGGATGCGGACGAAACCGGCCGAGCGCCAGCGCTCCTCCAGACCGTTGAGCGCCGCGCGGACCAGCCCGCTGCCGGTCGCGGTGTGCAGGCGGGCGTAGTCGCCGTGCGCCTCGACGTAGCGGATGTCGGCCAGCCGGATGAACCGCGTGATGCCGCCCAGCTCCACCGGGATGACCTCGTCGCCCACGTCCGGCTTCTTCTCGACCGGCGGGGGCGCGGGCTCGGCGGGCTTGGGCGTCGGCCCCTCGTGCACGATGCGGTGCACGGACTCGGCGAGGCGTTCCGCGCGGACCGGTTTGAGCAGGTAGTCCAACGCTTTCAGCTCGAACGCCTCGACCGCGGGCTCCTGGTGGGCGGTCACGAACACGATGGGCGGCGGCTGGGCGAACCGGGACAGCACGCGGGCCAGGTCGAGTCCGTCCAGGCCGGGCATGCGGATGTCCAGGAAGACCGCGTCGACGGAACCGCCCGCGTCCATCGCGCGGTGCAGCGTGCGCAGGGCCGTGGTCGCGTCCGTGACGGCTTCGACGTGCGCCACGCGCGGGTCGGAACGCAGCAGGTAGACGAGGTCTTCCAGGGCCGGTGCCTCGTCGTCGACCGCGAGTACCCGCAGCGTGCGTTCGAGCGCGTTGCGGCGCTCAGGTCCTTCGCAGAGCGGGCACGGCAGTCCAGACGTCATCGGTATCCCAAGCGGTGCGGTCAGACCATCGGACGGTCATCCTCGCCCCTCGAGGTGGCCAAGGGCAACGACCGACGCGCCGCGCGCACGTCGCCCAGCGTCATCTCCAGTTCGAGGAACGCCTCCTCGGCCCGGCGCGCGGCCAGCGAGACGGACGCGGCGGCGGCCGTGCCGACGAGCCGGCGGGTGGGTTCGTAGAGGTTGCCGACGACGTCCGACCAGCGGCTGGCCATGCGGGCGAGTTCCGTGATCGCCTCGACGAGTTCGTCCCGACTGCCCGGCGTCGACACCGCACCGAGATCCAGGTGTGGCTCGACTTCCATTGGCACACCCCCGAATCGCCGGATCACCGGTGCCCGATGTTGGCCCTCCGCACCGGCCACGGTCAACGTCTGGGACGAGTGGTCTCGATTGGTGCCACCGGATCCCACTCCGAAGACCGGACCGGTTCAGGGACTCGGCGGCACCAGGTCGGGCCAGATGGCCACGGCCCGGTCGGAGGCGTCCCGCAGCTCGGCCGCGTCGAACACGGTCGCGGTCTCCGGGATGTCGCCGTCCGGCCAGGCCACCACCAGCGTCAGCGGCCCGGCGGGCGGCATCGGGGTCAGGTAGTAATCCTTCCGCTGGTGGAACTGGCTGCCACCACCACCCTGCGGGACCAGTGCCGGCCGGTCGTCGGGCAGGTCCCAGGGGTCGACGGTCGTGGCCCGCCGCCCGTCCGCGAACCCGACCCCGAACCGCAACGTCGCCTCGATCGACAAGCGGTTGCCGGAGAACGGCACCCGGCGCCGGAAGGCCAGGAGCGTGAACTCCACGCCCTCCCGCCAACACCGCACCTGGTCCAACACGACGACGGCGGACCTCCCCTCGCCCAACCGCGCCGTCCACGGCACCGTCGCCGGCAACACCCACTCGCGCGGCGCCGAGCGCGACGACGGGTCCCACGCCGTCAACTCCTCGAAGCCCTGCTTCCGCTCGGGAACGTCGAAGAACGGCATTTCCCCTCCTGGACCGCGATCAGTTCAACTGCGGATTGGGCACCGGCGTGGGCGTCGCGTCGAGCCGCGCCAACGCCGGCACCAGGGCCGTGGTCAGCAACAGCAGCACGCCGCCCACCAGGAACGGCACCCGCAGCGTCGTCACCGTCGCCAGCGCGCCGCTCAACGCCGCGCCCACCGGCACCCCGGCCCACCCGATCAACCGGTACACCCCGCCGACCCGCGTCCGCAACGTCCGCGGCAGGACCCGCTGCCACAACGCCGACGCCTGCACCGTCCACACCACGGCACCGAACCCGCCGAACCCGCACATCACGGCGACCACCGCCACCGACCCGCTGACCCCGACGACCAGCAGCGACACGCCCATCACCAGCAGCGCGCCGCTCAACGCCGCCGCCAACCCCAACCGCGCCCGCAGCCGCCCGGCCGTCACGCCGCCGACCACGCCGCCCACGGCGCCGACCGCGAGCACGATCCCGAACGCCGCCACGGACCCGCGCAACGTCCCCGTCACCAGCAGCACCAGCAACGTCGTCCCCAACTGCAAGGCCAACGCCGCGACGCCCAACCCCACCGCCAGCAACCGGAATCCCTTGTGCCGGGACAGCCACAGCACCCCCGAGCGGGTCTCCGCGAAGACCCGGTCCTCGGCGCGCGTCCGGTCGTTCGACCCCACCAGCGGACGGACGAGCACCGCCGCGAGCAGGAACAACGCCGCGTCGATCGCGAACGGCAACCACACCGCGAAACCGAACACCACCGCGCCCAGCAGCGGACCCAGCAACTGCCGGGCCGCCACCTGCGATCCCTGCAGGCGGCCGTGGGCGCGGTCCAGTTCGTCGGCCTCCACCAGTTCCGGCAGCAGCGCGCCGGACGCCGTCAGGTGCACCGTCCCCGCGCACCCGAGCAGGGCCGCCAGCACCACGAGTGTCACCAGGCCCGGCGGGTGCCGGTGCACCAGCACCGCCAACCCGCCCACGAGCACCGCCTGCGCCACGCCCGACAGCCACAGCAGCCGCGCCCGGTCGAACCGGTCCACCAGCACCCCGCCGAACAGCGAGAACAGCAGCCACGGCAGGTGCACGGCGACGGCGACCAGGCTCACCGCGGTCGGCGACCCGGTCGAGGCGGCGGTCAGCAGCGGCAGGCCCGCCACCCTGATGCCGTCGCCGAGCATGGTGGCCGTCGACGCGGCCCACAGGCGTGAGAACCAGGGATCGGACACGGGCACTCCGACGTCAGGACGGCGACAGTGCGGACAGCAGGTCGTCCGCGGTGCGTCCGAAGGTACCGAACCCGGAGCGGAATGCGAGGTCCCGACCGATACGGGCGTGCCGCACCGCGTCGCCGACCAGCCCGTCGTCGCGCAACGCCTTGGCGATGAGCACGTGCGTGCGGGTCACCCCGTAGCGGTAGTCGCAGTCGGTCGCCAACTCCAGCGCCCGCCGGTGCGCCGCCGCCGCGCGACCGGGTTCGCCCTGGTGACGCAGCACGAGCCCGAGCGCGTTGTGCACCTCGGACTCGATGCGCGGACTGCCGCCCAGCTCCTGCACCAGCGCCAACCCCCGCTGTGCGGTCCGCAGCGCCTCGGCGTGCGCGCCGTCCAGGCACAACGCCGTCGCCAGGTAGGCCAGCCCCTCGGCCCGCGCGTGTCGCGCGCCCGTCCGGTACCAGGCGGCCAACGCGAACCGCAGCAACTCCACCGCCGACTCGTACGCGCCGGTCTCCAGCCGGCACCGGGCGAGCAGGCTCGCGCACGTCGCCTCCAGGTTCACGCCCTCCGCGACCCGCGCCCGTTCCAGTCCGTCGAGCAGCGACTCCTCGGCACGCGTCACGTCGCCGCGCATCAACGCGACCGCGCCCAGCCCGGCCAGCCCGCCGATCCGCGCGTGCGCGCCCAGGTCCAGCATCCGCGTGAACGACGTCGTCGCCGCGGCGAAGTCGCCGAGTTCCAGGTTGACCACGCCGTCGAGTCCGGCGTGCAGCCACAGCGTGTCGCCCGTCGGCTCGGCCTCGCGCAGGTACCGCTGGGCGACCCGCAGGTTGCCCAGGTTGCGGTGCTCGGCCGCGAGCCACACCAGCATCGCGGTCTGCGCGGCCGGTTCCCGGTCGCGCCGGGCCGCGCCCAGGGCCGCGTCGACCGCGTGCAGGAACTCGACGTGGTGGCCGTGCGATCCGAAGTAGCCGCTCACGGCGTCGATCAACTGCCAGGCCAGCCGCCGGGGACCGAACCGCGCGCAGTACTCGGTCGCGGCCAGCACGCTGGGCCGTTCCGCCTCCAGCCACGCCCGCGCCCGCGCCGCGCCGAGCGTCGGCGTCCCCGCCGGTCCCGGCCGCAGTTCCGGGTAGAGCACGTCACCGACCGCGACCGCCGTGCCCAGGTACCAGTCGAACAGCCGTCGGCGTGCCGCCGTGCCGTCGTCACCGGCCGCCCGCGACCGGTCGGCCGCGTAGTCCTGGAGGAGGTCGTGCATGGCGAACCGGTCCGCGCCCACCCGTTGCACGAGGTGCGCGGCGGCCAGGTCGCCGAGCAGCCGTCGGGTCGTCGACTCCGGCCCGCCGATCAGTGCCGCCGCGCCCGCGACGCTGAAGTCCGGTCCGGGCACCAGGCCGGCGAGCCGGAACAGCCGGGCCGCGTCCGGCGACAGTGCCGCGTAGGACAGGTCGAACGCCCGCCGCACGGCCGCCGAGTCGTCGTTGTCCACGGCCAGCGCGGCGAGCCGGTCGCCGCCGCGCAATTCGTCCACATAGGACGAGATGTCCGCGTGCGACGACCCGACCAGGTTGCCCAGCGCGATCCGCAGCGCCAGGGGCAGGTACCCGCACAGCCGCGCCAGTTCGCCGATCGCCTCGAACTCCGACATGGCCACGTTCGGCCCGAGCGACCGGGCGAGCAGCCGCCACGCCTCGTCGCCGCGCAGCACGTCGAGCCGCACCACGGTCTGGCAGGTGCCCGAGCACAGCTCGTTGCGGCTGGTCACCAGGACCGAGCACCCGGCCTCGCCGGGCAGCAGCGGCAGCACCTGGTCGGTCGACGCCGCGTTGTCCAGCATGATCAGCACGCGGCGGCCGCGCAGCCGGTTGCGGTAGCCGCGCACCAGCGCGTCCTCGCCGACCGGGATGCGGTCGGCCCGCACGCCCATCGCGCGCAGGAACCGGGCGAGCACGGCGGAGGTGGTCAGCGGCGGCGACGTCGAGTGGCCGCGCAGGTTCACGTACAGCTGCCCGTCGGGGTACCGGTCGCGCACGGCGTGGCCCACGGAGATCGCGAAGGCCGTCTTGCCCACCCCGGGCGACCCGCACACCACGACGGTCGCCGTCGACCCGGACAGCAGCCCGGTCACGCGCTCCAGTTCCTCTTCACGACCGACGAAGTTCCCGACCGGTGCGGGCAGCTGCGACACCGGTGTCCACTCCGTCGCGGCGGGCCGGTGCAGGGCCGGGTCGCCGGTGAGGATCGCGTGGTGCACGGACCGCAACGCCTCGCTCGGGTCCACTCCCAACTCGCGGGCCAACGCCGTGCTCGCCTGCCGGTAGGCGTCGAGCGCGTCGGCCTGCCGGTCCACCCGGTACAGCGCGACCATGAGCTGGGACCAGAAGCGCTCCCGCAACGGGTGCCGCGCGGTCAGCCGGCGCAGGTCGGCGATCACCTCGTCACACCGGTCGAGCCGCAGCTTCACGTCCATGAGTTCGGACAGCACCCGCAACCGCCGCTCGGCCAGGGCGGGCACCTCGGTCTCGTGCAACGATTCCGAGGGCACGTCGGCCAGGACCGGTCCCCGCCACAACGCCAACGCCTGTTCGTAGTGGACGACGGCACCCGCCGCGTCCCCGCCGGCCACCGCCGCCCGCCCCGCGTCGGCCGACACCCCGAACCGGTCGAGATCGAGGGCCCCGTCCGGCACGTCGATCCGATACCCGGTGGACGTCGTGTGGATCACTGCGGGATCCCCGAGCACCCGGCGTAATCGCATCACGTAGACCGGCAACGTCTGCCCGGCCCGATCGGGCGGAACCCCACCCCAGACCCGCCGGATCAACTCGGCGGCCGACACCGACCTGTTGGCGCACAGCAGCAACGTCGCGAGGACAACCCGGTGCTTGGCCGCCGTGATCGTGACCACCCGTCCGCCACGCCGGACCACCAGCGGCCCGAGCACGCCGAACTCGTCGTGCGCCAGATCCCTCGCCTCCGCTCCGTCCCGACGCAACATGCTGGTACTCGAAGGGTTGCCGCAGTACCACCGGATGGCCCTCGTTACGGAGGATCACCGATCGACACCCCTCAGCGACACCAACCCACCGGCACCACCACGACGACCACCCACACCCGCACACCCCTGCGCCGAGCACCGGCACCATCACGGTCGACCCGGCTACCTACGCGCACCAACCCCTATTCCCGGCACCGGCAGCACGGCAAGCGACCCACGGCGGCAGCAGTCGGGGGCGGAATCCCCCTGAGTGCCCCTTTTCGGTGGTCTGCCCGAGCGGCGAGCGACGGGGATCCAAGCCCCGAACGCGAGACACCCACCTTTCGGCGCACCAACGCACAACTCACGGTGCCTGAACGCACAACTCACGGTGTCCGAGTGCACAACTCGCGCGTTCACGGGAGCAACAGCACCCGAAAAGGTCTCGCGATCAGGGGGTGAAAGGCCCGACCTCGGTCACCCGAAGCGCGGCGCCCCCGGTCTCATCGGACTCGGCCAGATCCACCTCGGCCGTGAAACCCCAGTCCCGCTCCTCCGCCGGATCGTCGAACACCTGGCGGACCCGCCAGAGGCCGGGCTCCTCGGTGATCAGCAGCAGGGCGGGGCCGCGGGCATCGGGGCCGGTGCCGATCGAGTCGTGCTCGGCGAAGTACGGCTCCATGGCCTCCTGCCAGTCCTCCGCGTGCCACCCCGCGTCCCCGTCCAGCTGCCCCAACTCGTACCAGTTCCGCCGCGCCGCCAACTCCACCCGGCGGAACATCGCGTTGCGGACCAGCACGCGGAACGCGCGCAGGTTGCGCGTGACGGCCGGCGGCCGGTCGTCCAGCGGCGTCTCCTCCTCGCCCGGGTTGCGCAGCTTCTCCCACTCGTCGAGCAGGCTGGAGTCGACCTGCCGGACGAGTTCGCCGAGCCACTCCTGGAGGTCGTTGAGGTCCTCGGTCTTCGCGTCCTCGGGCACGGTCTGCCGCAACGCCTTGTACGCGTCGGCCAGGTACCGCAGCACGAGCCCTTCCGACCGGGCCAACTGGTAGAACGACACGTACTCGGTGAAGGTCATCGCCCGCTCGTACATGTCCCGCACCACCGACTTCGGCGACAGGTGGTGGTCGGACACCCACGGGTGGCCGCGCCGGTAGGTGGTGAACGCGGCCTCCAGCAGCTCCGAGAGCGGCTTGGGGTACGTCACCTCCTCCAGCAGTTCCATCCGCTGCTCGTACTCGATGCCCTCGGACTTCATCGCGCCGATGGCCTCGCCGCGCGCCTTGTGCTCCTGCGCGGACAGCACCTGGCGCGGGTCGTCCAGGATGGACTCCACGACCGACAGCACGTCCAGCGCGTACCCCGGCGCCTCGCGGTCGAGCAGTTCGACCGCGGCCAGCGCGAACGGCGACAACGGCTGGTTCAGCGCGAAGTTGACCTGCAGGTCCACGGTCAGCCGGAAGTCGTCGCCGTCGCGCTCGACCACGCCGGCCGCCAGCAGTCCCCGGTACATCTGGATCGCGCGCAGGATGTGCCGGCGCTGCGCGGCCCGGTCCTCGTGGTTGTCCTCCAGGAGGTGCCGCATGGCCGCGAACGCGTTGCCCGGCCGCCCGATCACGTTGAGCAGCAGGGCGTGGCTGACCTGGAAGCTCGACGTCAACGGCTCGGGCTCGGCGTCCTTCAACCGCTCGAACGTCTGGTCGCTCCAGGACACGAAGCCCTCGGGCGCCTTCTTGCGCACGACCTTGCGCCGCTTCTTCGGGTCGTCGCCCGCCTTGGCCAGCGCCTTCTCGTTCTCGACCACGTGATCGGGCGCCTGCACGACGACCGTGCCCACGGTGTCGTAGCCGGCCCGGCCCGCCCGGCCCGCGATCTGGTGGAACTCGCGGGCCTTCAGGTGCCGGGTGCGCTGGCCGTCGTACTTGGCCAACGCGGTGAACACGACCGTGCGGATCGGCACGTTGATGCCCACGCCCAGCGTGTCCGTGCCGCAGATGACCTTGAGCAGACCGGCCTGCGCGAGCTGCTCGACCAGCCGCCGGTACTTGGGCAGCATGCCCGCGTGGTGCACGCCGATCCCGTGCCGGACCAGCCGCGACAGCGTCTTGCCGAACCCGGACGTGAACCGGAACCGGCCGATCGTCGCGGCGATCGCGTCCTTTTCGGCGCGCGTGGCCACGTTGACGCTCATCAGCGACTGCGCGCGTTCCAACGCCGACGCCTGCGTGAAGTGCACGACGTACACGGGTGCTTCGCGGCCGTGCAGGAGTTCCTCGATCGTCTCGTGCAGCGGGGTCAGCACGTACTGGAAGTTCAGCGGCACGGGCCGCTGAACCGAACGGACGGTCGTGGTGGTGCGGCCGGTGCGCCGGGTCAGGTCCTTCTCGAAGAAGGAGACGTCGCCCAACGTCGCCGACATCAGCAGGAACTGCGCGTTCGGCAGCTCGATCAGCGGCACCTGCCACGCCCAGCCGCGGTCGGGCTCGGCGTAGAAGTGGAACTCGTCCATCACGACCTGGCCGACGTCGGCCGCCGCGCCGTCGCGCAACGCGATGTTGGCCAGGATCTCGGCCGTGCAGCAGATGATCGGCGCGGTCTCGTTGACGCTCGCGTCGCCGGTCATCATGCCCACGTTGTCCGCGCCGAACGTGTCGATGAGCGCGAAGAACTTCTCCGACACCAACGCCTTGATCGGCGCGGTGTAGTAGGTCCGCTTGCCCTCGGCCAGGGCGGCGAAGTGCGCGCCGATGGCGACCATGCTCTTGCCCGAGCCGGTGGGCGTGCTGAGGATGACGTTCGACCCGGAGACGATCTCGATCAACGCCTCCTGCTGCGCGGGGTACAGCTCCAGACCGCGTTCCAGCGCCCACTCGGCGAAGGTGTCGTAGAGGACGTCGGCGTCGTAGGTGGCGGGGAGCCGGTCTGTGAGAGTCATCGCGCCCCGATCCTAGGCGGTTCCCGCCGCAGGTCACGTCCGGGGAAGGTGGGGCGCGGACCGACGCGGCGGACGTCCGGACCGGCGCGCGGGTCCGGGTCGTCCCGATCGGGGTTGTTCCCGGTCGTTCTCCGGCCGGGGGCGGGCGCTCGCCGTGGGCCCGAGGGGTGGCCGGCGCGCGGGTCGGCCTGTCGTGGTGGTGCCCGAAGAGCGTCCGGCGGGTCGGGCGACGGCAGGTCCGCCCGACCCGCTCCGAGCGGGTCAGACGCCGGCGGTGGCGGCGAGGCGACAGGCTTCGACGGCCACCGCGCGGGCCACGCCGCGCCCGCCGAGCACCTCCTCGCAGAAGCTCGGGTCGACCGTCGCCACCCGGCAGACCGACGTCGCGGCCGGGGTGTCGGTGAAGCCGTTCGCGGCGAGGTGGGCGACGCAGTCGGCCGGGGCCGAGGCGACGGCCTCCCGGGCGGACGCGGCCGGAGCGGACACGACGGACACGGCGAGCGCGGTGGCGGCGATCAGCGTGGTGACGGCGCGGTGCATGGGTACTCCTCGACGATGAAGCGGACAGGTGCCCCGGGAATTCCCGCCACGACGTCCCGACCGACCGGGTTTCGCCCGATGGTGAGCGATCCTCACTCTTCTGTGACGCGTCGCATCGTTGTTGCACCGTGCTGGCCACTGCGGGGGAGTGGCATCTAGCGTGAGGCGCGTGTCGGAACCGGTGGCAATGCACATGAGCGACGGGCTGCTGAACGCGCCCACGTCGCTGCTGTTCGTGGCGATCGCCGTCGTGGGCGTCGGCGTGGCGCTGGTCAAGGCGCGCGGCGACCTCGACGACCGCACCGCGCCCCTCGCGGGCCTGGTCGCGGCGTTCGTGTTCGCGACCCAGATGCTCAACTTCCCGGTGCTGCCCGGCGTGAGCGGTCACCTGCTCGGCGGCGCGTTGGCCGCGATCCTGGTCGGACCGTGGGTCGGCGCGCTGTGCGTGACGATCGTGCTCGTCGTGCAGTCCCTGTTCTTCGCCGACGGCGGCGTCACCGCGCTCGGCGCGAACGTCACCAACATGGCGCTGGTCGGTACGGCCGTCGGGTTCGCGGTCGCGGTGGCGCTGCGCGGGCTCGCCCGGCGCGGCAAGGGCGGTCTGGCGGCGGTGGCGTTCGTGTCCGCGCTGGTCAACACGGTGCTGGCGTCGTTCGGCTTCGTCGTCGAGTACGCGATCGGCGGCCAGGGCGGTGTCGGGTTCGGCACGGTCGCCGTCGCGATCCTGGGCGTGCACGTGCTGATCGGCATCGGCGAGGGGCTGATCACCGCCGCGACCGTGACCGCCGTGGCCGCCGTCCGGCCCGACCTGGTGCACCTGCTGCGCGGCGTGCCGCAGAAGCTGGAGCTGAAGTGAAGCGTTTCTTCCTCGGGTTCGCGCTGGTCAGCCTTGTGCTCGCCGGTGTCGTGTCCTACTTCGCGAGCGCCGACCCCGACGGGCTCGACTACGTCACCGAAGAGCACGGCATCGCCGAGCACGCCCGGGACCACCCGCTGGGCGGCGGGCCGCTGGCCGATTACGCGGTGGGCGGCGACGACCGGCTGACCGGGGTCGCCGGTGTGGTCGGCGTGCTCGTCGTGCTGTCGGTCGCGTTCGGCCTGTTCCGGCTGCTGCGCAAGCGCACGCCCAAGGCGTGAACGCCGCCCTCTACCGGCCGGGCGACTCGCCGGTGCACCGGCTGGCACCCCAGGTCAAGATCGTCGCGGCGGTCGTCGCGGTGCTGTGCGTGGTGGCGACGCCGCGTGAGGCGTACTGGGCGTTCGGGGCGTACCTCCTGGCGATCGGCGCGGTGTGGGCGGTCGCCCGGACCCCGGTCGGCTGGTACGCGCCGCGCGTGCTCATCGAGTTGCCGTTCGTGCTGCTGGCTTTCGTGCTGCCGTTCACCGGCACCGGGGAACGTGTCGACGTGCTCGGGGTGTCCGTGTCGGTGTCGGGTGCGTTGGCCGGGTGGAACATCCTGGCCAAGGGGACGCTGGGCGTCCTCGTGTCGTTGACGCTCGCCGCGACGACCGCGCCGCAGGACCTGCTCGCCGGTCTGGGCCGGTTGCGCATGCCCGCGGTGCTGGTCACCATCGCGACGCTGATGTTGAGGTACGCCGAGGTCGTCGTGGCCGAGGCCAAGCGGATGCGGGTCGCGCGCATCTCCCGGGGGGACGATCCGCGCTTCCTGTGGCAGGCGGGTGCGACGGCGCGGGGTGTCGGGGCGTTGTTCATCCGTTCCTATGACCGTGGCGAGCGCGTCCACCTCGCGATGGTGTCGCGTGGGTGGTCGAGCGTGCCGTCCCCGGAGGTGTCCCGACCGGTGCGGACGGGGCCGGCCCTGGTGGTCGAGCGGTTGGCGTTCGCGTATCCCGACGGGCACCAGGCGTTGTTCGGGGTCGACCTGCGGGTGGAACGCGGGGAACGGGTGGCGGTGCTCGGGCCCAACGGGGCCGGCAAGACCACGTTCGCCCTGCACCTCAACGGTGTCCTGGGCGGGGGATCGGGGCGGATCGAGATCGCCGGGCTGCCGGTGGAGCGGGCGAACCTCAAGGAGATCCGCCGTCGGGTGGGGGTCGTGTTCCAGGACCCGGACGACCAGTTGTTCCTGCCGACCGTGCGGCAGGACGTGGCGTTCGGGCCGACGAACTTCGGGGTGTCCGGGCCGGAGCTGGCGGCGCGGGTCGAGGCGGCCCTGGCCGCCGTGGGGATGACGGAGGCGGCGGACCGGTCCCCCTTGCACCTGTCCGGAGGCCAGCGTCGGCGGGTCGCCCTGGCGACGGTGCTGGCGTGTGATCCGGAGATCCTCGTGTTGGACGAGCCGTCCGCGAACCTGGAGCCGGTGGCGCGGCGGGAGCTGGCGGAGGTCCTGCTGGGGCTGGACACCACCATGCTGATGATCACCCACGATCTGCCTTACGCGGCTCAGTTGTGTCCGCGGAGTGTGCTGGTGGACGGTGGTGTGGTGGTGGCCGACGGTCCTACCCGGGAGATCCTGGGTGATGCCGAGTTGTTGGCCCGGCACCGTCTCGAGTTGCCTTACGGGTTCCGCCTGGACTGAAACGCGCGAGTTATGCGTTCGGACACCGCGAAATGTGCGTTCAGGCACCGTGAGTTGTGCGTTCGCGTGGCCTGGTCTGGCGCCTGGCGCGGGCCTGTGGTCGTCCGGTGGTGTCGGACCTGCGGGCTACAGTCGGGGCCGTGAGCGACGGGGTGTTCGACGAAGGGCTGTTCGGGGTCGCCGAGGAGGTCAAGGCCGAGCGGATCGCGGCCAACGCACCGCTGGCCGTGCGCATGCGGCCACGTTCCCTGGACGAGGTCGTCGGGCAGGAGCACCTCCTGGGGCCCGGGGCTCCGCTGCGCCGCTTGGTCGAGGGGGCCTCGCCTGCGTCCGTCCTGCTCTACGGGCCGCCCGGTACCGGTAAGACGACCCTGGCCACGCTTGTCTCCACGGCCACCGGACGGCGGTTCGCGGCGCTGTCCGCCCTGTCGGCCGGGGTGAAGGAAGTGCGTGCGGTCATCGACGAGGCACGGCGGCGGTTGGTGCGGTCGGGGGAGGCGACCGTGCTCTTCATCGACGAGGTGCACCGGTTCTCCAAGACCCAGCAGGACGCGCTGTTGGGGGCCGTCGAGGACCGGATCGTCCTGTTGGTCGCGGCCACCACCGAGAACCCGTTCTTCTCCGTCGTCTCCCCGCTGTTGTCACGGTCGCTGGTGCTGCAACTGCGCTCCCTCACCGACGACCACGTGCGGACCCTCGTCCGGCGGGCGGTGGGTGACGAGCGGGGGCTCGGCGGTCGGATCGAGGTCGCGGCGGACGCCGAGGACCACCTGGTCCGGCTCGCCGGCGGTGACGGGCGGCGGGCGTTGACCGCGCTCGAAGCCGCCGCCGACGCCGCCGAGGGCGGGGTGCTCGACCTGGCCACGCTGGAGAAGACCGTCGACAAGGCGGCCGTCCGCTACGACCGCCAGGGCGACCAGCACTACGACGTGACCAGCGCGTTCATCAAGTCG includes the following:
- a CDS encoding DUF485 domain-containing protein is translated as MTGPQRPHRQRVVVTSPRTRAPRAPRPYPASREIDEGSSLGTVYMRSLIRTQRRLGMLLCVVVCGSITALPLVFAVAPHVATQRLFGLSLPWLLLGVLVFPVLVLAGWFYVRQSERNEREFAELVERS
- a CDS encoding LytR/AlgR family response regulator transcription factor, producing the protein MTSGLPCPLCEGPERRNALERTLRVLAVDDEAPALEDLVYLLRSDPRVAHVEAVTDATTALRTLHRAMDAGGSVDAVFLDIRMPGLDGLDLARVLSRFAQPPPIVFVTAHQEPAVEAFELKALDYLLKPVRAERLAESVHRIVHEGPTPKPAEPAPPPVEKKPDVGDEVIPVELGGITRFIRLADIRYVEAHGDYARLHTATGSGLVRAALNGLEERWRSAGFVRIHRSHLVALGHIEELRLEDGHLSVNIGGAVLPVSRRHARHLRQLLVRRNRQPS
- a CDS encoding MFS transporter, which codes for MSDPWFSRLWAASTATMLGDGIRVAGLPLLTAASTGSPTAVSLVAVAVHLPWLLFSLFGGVLVDRFDRARLLWLSGVAQAVLVGGLAVLVHRHPPGLVTLVVLAALLGCAGTVHLTASGALLPELVEADELDRAHGRLQGSQVAARQLLGPLLGAVVFGFAVWLPFAIDAALFLLAAVLVRPLVGSNDRTRAEDRVFAETRSGVLWLSRHKGFRLLAVGLGVAALALQLGTTLLVLLVTGTLRGSVAAFGIVLAVGAVGGVVGGVTAGRLRARLGLAAALSGALLVMGVSLLVVGVSGSVAVVAVMCGFGGFGAVVWTVQASALWQRVLPRTLRTRVGGVYRLIGWAGVPVGAALSGALATVTTLRVPFLVGGVLLLLTTALVPALARLDATPTPVPNPQLN
- a CDS encoding AfsR/SARP family transcriptional regulator; this encodes MLRRDGAEARDLAHDEFGVLGPLVVRRGGRVVTITAAKHRVVLATLLLCANRSVSAAELIRRVWGGVPPDRAGQTLPVYVMRLRRVLGDPAVIHTTSTGYRIDVPDGALDLDRFGVSADAGRAAVAGGDAAGAVVHYEQALALWRGPVLADVPSESLHETEVPALAERRLRVLSELMDVKLRLDRCDEVIADLRRLTARHPLRERFWSQLMVALYRVDRQADALDAYRQASTALARELGVDPSEALRSVHHAILTGDPALHRPAATEWTPVSQLPAPVGNFVGREEELERVTGLLSGSTATVVVCGSPGVGKTAFAISVGHAVRDRYPDGQLYVNLRGHSTSPPLTTSAVLARFLRAMGVRADRIPVGEDALVRGYRNRLRGRRVLIMLDNAASTDQVLPLLPGEAGCSVLVTSRNELCSGTCQTVVRLDVLRGDEAWRLLARSLGPNVAMSEFEAIGELARLCGYLPLALRIALGNLVGSSHADISSYVDELRGGDRLAALAVDNDDSAAVRRAFDLSYAALSPDAARLFRLAGLVPGPDFSVAGAAALIGGPESTTRRLLGDLAAAHLVQRVGADRFAMHDLLQDYAADRSRAAGDDGTAARRRLFDWYLGTAVAVGDVLYPELRPGPAGTPTLGAARARAWLEAERPSVLAATEYCARFGPRRLAWQLIDAVSGYFGSHGHHVEFLHAVDAALGAARRDREPAAQTAMLVWLAAEHRNLGNLRVAQRYLREAEPTGDTLWLHAGLDGVVNLELGDFAAATTSFTRMLDLGAHARIGGLAGLGAVALMRGDVTRAEESLLDGLERARVAEGVNLEATCASLLARCRLETGAYESAVELLRFALAAWYRTGARHARAEGLAYLATALCLDGAHAEALRTAQRGLALVQELGGSPRIESEVHNALGLVLRHQGEPGRAAAAHRRALELATDCDYRYGVTRTHVLIAKALRDDGLVGDAVRHARIGRDLAFRSGFGTFGRTADDLLSALSPS
- a CDS encoding DEAD/DEAH box helicase gives rise to the protein MTLTDRLPATYDADVLYDTFAEWALERGLELYPAQQEALIEIVSGSNVILSTPTGSGKSMVAIGAHFAALAEGKRTYYTAPIKALVSEKFFALIDTFGADNVGMMTGDASVNETAPIICCTAEILANIALRDGAAADVGQVVMDEFHFYAEPDRGWAWQVPLIELPNAQFLLMSATLGDVSFFEKDLTRRTGRTTTTVRSVQRPVPLNFQYVLTPLHETIEELLHGREAPVYVVHFTQASALERAQSLMSVNVATRAEKDAIAATIGRFRFTSGFGKTLSRLVRHGIGVHHAGMLPKYRRLVEQLAQAGLLKVICGTDTLGVGINVPIRTVVFTALAKYDGQRTRHLKAREFHQIAGRAGRAGYDTVGTVVVQAPDHVVENEKALAKAGDDPKKRRKVVRKKAPEGFVSWSDQTFERLKDAEPEPLTSSFQVSHALLLNVIGRPGNAFAAMRHLLEDNHEDRAAQRRHILRAIQMYRGLLAAGVVERDGDDFRLTVDLQVNFALNQPLSPFALAAVELLDREAPGYALDVLSVVESILDDPRQVLSAQEHKARGEAIGAMKSEGIEYEQRMELLEEVTYPKPLSELLEAAFTTYRRGHPWVSDHHLSPKSVVRDMYERAMTFTEYVSFYQLARSEGLVLRYLADAYKALRQTVPEDAKTEDLNDLQEWLGELVRQVDSSLLDEWEKLRNPGEEETPLDDRPPAVTRNLRAFRVLVRNAMFRRVELAARRNWYELGQLDGDAGWHAEDWQEAMEPYFAEHDSIGTGPDARGPALLLITEEPGLWRVRQVFDDPAEERDWGFTAEVDLAESDETGGAALRVTEVGPFTP